A window from Ignavibacteriota bacterium encodes these proteins:
- a CDS encoding tetratricopeptide repeat protein: protein MNFTDDLFNENSLSFLDNEKLKSKVQKCKEYVTKGQTIAFLDNIEETIQLCIEYDFTEDGIFLTEAALEISPYSSELWHSRGIFFNNLFEFEKAYVCFNKSLSLNPSDVETMINKAISEDNLGFWDEAIKTLDTALSLEPNNEEILFNLGIFYERNDHYDKAIYYFVETLKLDEEYSEAWYELGFCYECSNQFDKATEAYQKFLDIDPYSPSGWYNFGIVNLKTENYTDAINNFELAITLNDDFVNAWYNLGVAYAKKNQFNDAKKCFVKAGELDPFDYSIPLNIAQNCEATGDYEEAFKYFNGALKLSISCTEAYIGLGNYYARKNNIPLMMEYFSLFIRYTLANKEEYNNHHETEIMLTELFLEKEELESEETKSPEKLFELAEVYFELGRWNDSKNIFSELLDSNYNKSEIFYGLALCNFMLKKNEFALTNLISAFESNPGMENIFLEDFPLLDSTQLYINIFNSIYF, encoded by the coding sequence ATGAATTTTACTGATGATTTGTTTAATGAAAATTCACTTTCTTTTTTAGATAACGAAAAACTCAAATCGAAAGTTCAAAAGTGTAAAGAATATGTAACAAAAGGACAAACAATTGCGTTTTTAGATAATATAGAAGAAACAATTCAACTTTGCATTGAATACGATTTTACAGAAGACGGAATATTTTTAACCGAAGCAGCATTGGAAATTTCTCCTTACAGTTCTGAACTTTGGCATTCGCGCGGAATATTTTTCAACAATTTATTTGAGTTTGAAAAAGCTTACGTTTGTTTTAACAAGTCGCTTTCGCTAAATCCCAGCGATGTAGAAACAATGATAAATAAAGCAATTTCGGAAGACAATCTTGGATTTTGGGATGAAGCTATTAAAACCTTGGATACAGCTCTTTCGTTAGAACCAAACAACGAAGAAATTCTTTTTAATTTAGGGATTTTTTACGAACGAAATGATCATTATGATAAAGCAATTTACTATTTTGTTGAAACATTAAAATTAGATGAAGAATATAGCGAGGCTTGGTACGAATTAGGATTTTGTTACGAATGTTCAAATCAATTTGATAAAGCAACTGAAGCATATCAGAAATTTTTAGATATTGATCCTTACAGTCCAAGTGGGTGGTATAATTTTGGAATTGTAAATTTAAAAACAGAAAATTATACTGATGCAATAAATAATTTTGAATTAGCAATTACTTTGAATGACGATTTTGTAAATGCATGGTACAATTTAGGTGTTGCATATGCTAAAAAAAATCAATTTAATGATGCAAAAAAATGTTTTGTAAAAGCTGGGGAACTTGATCCATTCGATTATTCAATTCCTTTAAATATTGCACAAAATTGCGAAGCAACCGGAGATTATGAAGAAGCATTCAAATATTTTAATGGAGCTCTGAAATTAAGTATTTCTTGCACCGAAGCTTACATTGGTTTGGGAAATTATTATGCAAGAAAAAATAATATACCTTTAATGATGGAATATTTTTCATTATTTATAAGATACACTTTGGCAAATAAAGAAGAGTATAATAATCATCATGAAACAGAAATTATGTTAACGGAATTATTTCTGGAAAAAGAAGAATTGGAATCTGAAGAAACAAAATCTCCAGAAAAATTATTTGAACTAGCTGAAGTATATTTTGAACTTGGAAGATGGAATGATTCAAAAAATATTTTTTCAGAATTGCTTGATAGCAATTATAATAAATCAGAAATTTTTTACGGATTAGCTTTGTGTAATTTTATGCTGAAAAAAAATGAATTTGCTTTAACAAATTTAATTAGTGCGTTTGAATCAAATCCCGGAATGGAAAATATATTTCTTGAAGATTTTCCTCTTTTGGATTCAACACAATTGTATATAAATATTTTCAATTCAATTTATTTTTAA
- a CDS encoding NOL1/NOP2/sun family putative RNA methylase yields the protein MIELSSNISDYIQQTFGNEFLENYKLFVESKYLPAIRFPIYDENISITLKSLEEQGIELEQIPEIQNSYFVKKGDDIIGKTIEYTLGKYYIQSLSSMIPPMILNPNETDVVLDLCAAPGSKSTQLAEIMNYKGTLFSNEPNLNRVKALIHNLDKMNIINMSVIKDKGELLSKYFNNYFDKILVDAPCSALGVVQKKQEVSNWWSEKSANTISDLQLRLLISAIKMAKVGGEIVYSTCTLTVEENEFIIDKVLKKYPVELIEFDLNLKHINGFTEIRNYKFDESLTLTKRIIPWEIKSEGFFLAKLRKISPTESSKFHQNKLSKKVIANSNNPKIKNYLKEISDHFEIPIQQFSNYKYLINGNDINFINVESQEFDPDFFLRIGTKFAIIDKNNSLKLHSHAAQILGKFAKKNLFEITNENDLKIYMSGGNIKSDFTENGQKIIKYKNMILGTGTANENSLKSQFPRSKRTSNISIF from the coding sequence TTGATTGAATTAAGCAGCAACATTTCAGATTATATCCAGCAAACTTTTGGAAATGAATTTTTAGAAAATTATAAATTGTTTGTCGAAAGCAAATATTTACCGGCAATCCGCTTCCCTATTTATGATGAAAATATTTCCATCACTTTAAAAAGTTTGGAAGAACAAGGAATTGAACTTGAGCAAATTCCGGAAATCCAAAATTCTTATTTCGTAAAAAAAGGTGATGACATTATCGGTAAAACAATTGAATACACTTTGGGAAAATATTACATTCAAAGTTTATCTTCAATGATTCCGCCGATGATTTTAAATCCGAATGAAACAGATGTAGTTTTGGATCTTTGCGCTGCGCCGGGTTCTAAATCAACTCAGCTTGCAGAAATTATGAATTACAAAGGAACTCTTTTTTCCAACGAACCAAACTTAAATCGTGTTAAAGCTTTAATTCATAACTTGGATAAAATGAATATTATAAACATGAGCGTTATTAAAGATAAAGGCGAATTGCTTAGCAAATATTTCAATAATTATTTTGATAAAATTTTAGTCGATGCGCCGTGCAGCGCTTTGGGTGTTGTACAAAAGAAGCAAGAAGTTAGCAATTGGTGGAGTGAAAAATCTGCAAACACAATTTCTGATCTTCAGCTTAGACTTTTAATTAGCGCAATAAAAATGGCAAAAGTCGGCGGAGAAATTGTTTACTCAACTTGCACATTAACTGTTGAAGAAAATGAATTTATTATTGATAAAGTTCTGAAAAAATATCCGGTTGAATTAATTGAATTTGATTTGAATTTAAAACACATAAACGGTTTTACGGAAATTAGAAATTATAAATTCGATGAAAGTTTGACTTTAACAAAAAGAATAATTCCTTGGGAAATTAAATCAGAAGGTTTTTTTCTTGCCAAGTTGAGAAAAATTTCACCAACGGAATCTTCAAAATTTCATCAAAATAAATTAAGTAAAAAAGTAATTGCAAATTCAAACAATCCAAAAATCAAAAATTACTTAAAAGAAATTTCCGATCACTTTGAAATTCCAATACAGCAATTTTCAAATTATAAATATTTAATTAATGGAAATGATATAAATTTTATAAATGTTGAATCTCAAGAATTTGATCCGGATTTTTTCCTTCGCATCGGAACTAAATTCGCAATCATTGATAAAAATAATTCGTTAAAATTACATTCTCATGCAGCTCAAATTTTAGGAAAATTTGCAAAAAAAAATTTATTTGAAATCACAAATGAAAATGATTTGAAAATTTATATGTCGGGTGGGAATATCAAATCAGATTTTACAGAAAACGGACAAAAAATAATAAAGTATAAAAATATGATATTAGGCACCGGAACAGCAAATGAAAATAGTTTAAAAAGTCAATTTCCGCGCTCAAAACGAACTTCAAATATCAGCATATTTTAG